A section of the Leptotrichia hongkongensis genome encodes:
- the rpsG gene encoding 30S ribosomal protein S7 encodes MSRRRRAERRDVLPDSQFNDKVVTKFINGLMKDGKKSLAENIFYTALQQITEETQEEGIEVFRRAMENVRPQLEVRSRRIGGATYQVPVEVRKERQQTLAIRWLVRYTRERKEYGMVAKLKKELIAAANNEGGSIKKKEDTYKMAEANRAFAHYKW; translated from the coding sequence GTGTCAAGAAGAAGAAGAGCGGAAAGAAGAGATGTATTACCAGATTCTCAATTTAACGATAAAGTAGTAACTAAATTCATTAATGGATTAATGAAAGATGGGAAAAAATCATTAGCTGAAAATATTTTTTATACAGCATTGCAACAAATAACTGAAGAAACTCAAGAAGAAGGAATTGAAGTATTCAGAAGAGCAATGGAAAATGTAAGACCTCAATTAGAAGTAAGATCTAGAAGAATCGGAGGGGCAACTTACCAAGTACCAGTTGAAGTAAGAAAAGAAAGACAGCAAACATTAGCAATTAGATGGTTAGTTAGATATACAAGAGAAAGAAAAGAATACGGAATGGTTGCTAAACTTAAAAAAGAATTAATTGCAGCTGCCAACAATGAAGGTGGATCAATTAAGAAAAAAGAAGATACATATAAAATGGCTGAAGCAAACAGAGCGTTCGCACATTACAAATGGTAA